One window of the Trifolium pratense cultivar HEN17-A07 linkage group LG2, ARS_RC_1.1, whole genome shotgun sequence genome contains the following:
- the LOC123909918 gene encoding uncharacterized protein LOC123909918 has product MAETNSVEGILDFLKRNRFTRAEAALRSELNNSSDVNGFLQKLTLEEKNLCDVSQNDKGKLVVENRGSDSRDSEVSKELIVKEIECGTGRNTTESKWKNATPAEERNKSNEVVGTSGTNFTFLKSSEDSVFDLHSWKINGPAEPYQIDGGSKVNNTSKVSVSQQSKTQTTEAFDAVNSNVKSTEENNVPADKKPSWLGTSGKASMEPKFNVVQNKESKEIDRQQLKFSSSSLKENLADNVLSRADENANSSSDVWKDCSIKTVFPFSKGDVSTSYTSSNYSEKVDEKRKPEISDARAYIKEQVDEVGRAFYLGKLQGSSEQNNIGSVSFPLALEKQKEEYPRLPPVKIKSEDKPLTINWSEKFESDGLAAKLASADSNLLIGSYLDVPIGQEIKNAGLRKATGGSWLSVSQGISEDTSDLVSGFATVGDGLSESVDYPNEYWDSDEYDDDDDVGYMRQPIEDEAWFLAHEIDYPSDNEKGTGHGSVPDPQERGPAKDDDDDQSFAEEDSYFSGEQYLQAKSVEPVTGSDDPIGITVTNMYGRANGNDLMAQYDGELMDVEELNLMHAEPVWQGFVPQTNDLIMLGDGKVLNHSGRSRIEEMEDDQHGSVRSIGVGFNSDAADVGSDVHGSFIGGSSEGDLEYFRDRDSGLGGSKHSHRDYGKNSMDKSFKNKKKNDEIESNKYVIGGHKDAQSQIKTHTDGNFSFPQSLKDSQTIQGGSSKSPWLNNCNADETDDCINAFEGSDEMLSSWRQKSSDSSPERSSRDENNAHAVRSSNSSPTTVDNYGYADKEHVKHEKDDEEVDITREDDLGVSQEDEEIAAVQEQVRQIKAQEEEFETFNLKIVHRKNRTGFEEDKNFHVVLNSVIAGRYHVTEYLGSAAFSKAIQAHDLHTGVDVCIKIIKNNKDFFDQSLDEIKLLKYVNKHDPGDKYHILRLYDYFYYREHLLIVCELLKANLYEFHKFNRESGGEVYFTMPRLQSITIQCLEALQYLHGLGLIHCDLKPENILVKSYSRCEVKVIDLGSSCFETDHLCSYVQSRSYRAPEVILGLSYDKKIDIWSLGCILAELCTGNVLFQNDSPATLLARVIGIIGPIGQTMLAKGRDTYKYFTKNHMLYERNQESNRLEYLIPKKTSLRHRLPMGDQGFIDFVAHLLEVNPKKRPSASEALKHPWLSYPYEPISS; this is encoded by the exons ATGGCAGAAACAAATTCAGTTGAAGGGATTTTGGATTTTTTGAAGAGGAACCGGTTCACACGAGCTGAAGCAGCTTTGCGGAGTGAGCTCAATAACAGTTCTGATGTAAACGGATTCCTTCAGAAGCTTACCTTGGAAGAAAAGAACTTGTGTGATGTGTCGCAGAATGATAAGGGGAAGCTCGTGGTAGAAAATCGAGGGTCAGATTCTCGTGATAGTGAAGTTTCTAAAGAACTGATTGTGAAGGAAATTGAGTGTGGGACTGGTAGAAATACTACCGAGAGCAAGTGGAAAAATGCCACTCCGGCTGAGGAAAGGAATAAATCTAATGAAGTTGTTGGAACGAGTGGAACAAATTTCACTTTCTTGAAGAGTTCAGAGGACAGTGTGTTTGATTTACATTCATGGAAGATCAATGGTCCTGCGGAGCCTTACCAAATTGATGGTGGAAGCAAGGTTAATAATACTTCAAAGGTCTCAGTATCTCAGCAATCAAAAACTCAAACGACCGAAGCCTTTGATGCAGTCAACAGTAATGTAAAAAGCACGGAGGAAAATAATGTTCCCGCCGACAAAAAACCCTCGTGGCTTGGAACTAGTGGTAAAGCCTCTATGGAACCAAAATTTAACGTTGTGCAAAACAAAGAATCTAAGGAAATTGATCGGCAGCAGCTTAAATTTAGTAGTTCATCACTTAAAGAGAACTTGGCAGATAACGTCTTGTCAAGAGCTGACGAGAATGCAAATTCATCTTCTGACGTATGGAAAGATTGTTCCATCAAAACTGTTTTCCCTTTCTCGAAGGGGGATGTGTCTACGAGCTATACTAGCTCAAATTATTCAGAAAAAGTAGATGAAAAGAGAAAGCCAGAAATCAGTGATGCGAGGGCTTATATAAAAGAGCAGGTGGATGAAGTGGGGAGAGCTTTTTACTTGGGGAAGTTGCAAGGCAGTTCTGAACAGAATAACATCGGGAGCGTAAGTTTTCCTCTTGCATTGGAGAAGCAGAAGGAAGAGTATCCAAGGCTTCCTCCTGTCAAAATTAAGTCAGAAGACAAGCCGTTGACTATTAATTGGAGCGAGAAGTTTGAATCTGATGGATTGGCTGCGAAGCTCGCTAGTGCTGACAGCAACTTGCTTATCGGATCATATCTGGATGTCCCTATTGGACAAGAGATAAAAAATGCAG GTTTGAGGAAGGCTACAGGGGGCAGTTGGCTGTCAGTTAGTCAAGGAATATCGGAGGATACCTCTGATCTTGTATCAGGTTTTGCTACAGTCGGTGATGGGTTGAGTGAATCTGTTGATTATCCAAATGAATATTGGGACTCTGATGAATATGATGACGACGACGATGTTGGCTACATGAGACAACCTATTGAGGATGAGGCCTGGTTTTTGGCGCACGAAATCGATTACCCCAGTGACAATGAAAAGGGGACCGGGCATGGAAGCGTCCCAGATCCTCAGGAAAGAGGTCCTGCCAAAGATGACGATGATGATCAGTCTTTCGCTGAAGAGGATTCTTATTTCTCTGGAGAGCAATATCTTCAAGCAAAGAGTGTTGAGCCGGTCACAGGTTCAGATGATCCTATCGGCATAACGGTTACTAATATGTATGGAAGGGCTAATGGTAATGATTTAATGGCTCAATATGATGGAGAATTGATGGATGTAGAAGAACTGAATCTGATGCATGCAGAACCTGTCTGGCAGGGCTTTGTTCCTCAGACGAATGACCTAATCATGTTGGGAGATGGAAAAGTTCTGAATCACAGTGGAAGATCACGAATTGAGGAAATGGAAGATGATCAGCACGGTTCAGTTAGGTCAATCGGGGTGGGTTTCAACAGTGATGCTGCTGATGTCGGCAGTGACGTGCATGGAAGTTTTATTGGTGGTAGTAGTGAAGGGGATTTAGAATATTTCCGTGATCGCGATAGCGGACTTGGGGGATCCAAACACTCTCATCGTGATTACGGTAAGAATTCTATGGacaaatcattcaaaaataagaagaaaaatgacGAGATTGAGTCAAATAAATATGTCATTGGAGGCCATAAAGATGCACAGTcacaaataaaaacacataCTGATGGCAACTTTTCATTTCCTCAATCTCTTAAAGATAGCCAGACGATTCAGGGTGGTTCCAGTAAGTCGCCATGGTTAAATAATTGTAATGCGGATGAAACCGATGACTGCATTAATGCTTTTGAGGGATCTGACGAAATGCTTTCTTCTTGGAGGCAGAAGAGTAGCGATTCTTCACCCGAGAGAAGTTCTAGGGATGAGAATAATGCTCATGCGGTTAGATCCTCAAACTCTTCTCCAACTACTGTCGATAATTACGGGTACGCTGATAAAGAGCATGTCAAGCATGAAAAGGATGATGAAGAAGTTGACATTACAAGGGAAGATGATTTAGGTGTATCACAAGAGGATGAAGAAATTGCTGCTGTGCAAGAGCAGGTAAGGCAAATAAAGGCTCAGGAGGAGGAATTTGAAACCTTCAATCTAAAGATTGTGCACAGGAAAAACAG AACTGGATTTGAGGAGGACAAGAATTTCCATGTTGTTTTAAATTCTGTAATAGCTGGCCGCTATCATGTCACCGAGTATCTGGGATCTGCTGCATTTAGTAAAGCTATACAAGCCCATGATCTGCACACAGGTGTCGATGTttgtattaaaattataaagaacAACAAGGATTTCTTTGATCaaagtcttgatgagatcaaaCTTCTCAAGTATGTCAATAAGCATGATCCTGGAGACAAGTATCACATTTTGCGATTATATGATTATTTCTATTATAGA GAACATTTGTTAATAGTATGTGAACTACTCAAAGCCAACTTATACGAGTTTCATAAATTCAACAGAGAATCAGGAGGGGAAGTCTACTTCACAATGCCGAGATTGCAG TCAATTACCATTCAATGTTTGGAAGCACTTCAGTATTTACATGGCCTGGGACTAATACATTGTGACTTGAAGCCGGAGAATATTTTGGTTAAAAGCTATAGCCGATGTGAGGTGAAGGTCATTGATCTTGGAAGTAGTTGTTTTGAGACAGATCACCTTTGCTCATATGTTCAGTCCAGGTCCTATCGTGCTCCTGAGGTTATTCTAGGGCTTTCATATGACAAGAAGATTGATATCTGGTCCCTTGGATGCATCTTGGCAGAACTTTGTACTGGCAAT GTCTTATTCCAAAATGATTCCCCGGCAACATTACTTGCTAGGGTAATTGGGATCATCGGTCCAATTGGTCAAACTATGCTAGCAAAAGGACGGGATACATACAAGTACTTCACAAAAAATCACATGCTATATGAGAGGAATCAG GAAAGCAACAGGTTAGAATACCTGATTCCGAAAAAGACATCCCTGAGGCATAGATTACCGATGGGAGATCAAGGCTTCATTGACTTTGTTGCTCATTTGCTCGAGGTTAACCCAAAGAAGCGACCTTCTGCATCCGAGGCTCTAAAGCACCCGTGGTTATCATACCCTTATGAACCGATATCATCTTGA